One Glycine max cultivar Williams 82 chromosome 1, Glycine_max_v4.0, whole genome shotgun sequence genomic window, aactaaataaatacACATTCAAAACCTcaaatgtaataaattaaagaccaatttaataaaaataataattggcacctatttttatataataatgttcCTAACTCGTAAGTTTATTCTGTTATCTTCCTACTTTTTCTGTTTCTTTGTCatatttctccattttttttattttttctttacttttaattgatattgtgattatattattattattgatactACTAtgttttcagtaaaaaaaaagatactactatgtttattatttattaaatactataTTATATAACAGTTTTTTTTGCTAACTTCTTATTGATGTTAACCGCACCCACTTGgcacttaataataataataatgaattatatGGATATGTTTAAGATATATCAATTTCATATTACAAGTcattttgatattaaaaaaaaagtttttatcttAAAGAACACACCATCGATGAAAAACACATTTGCAAAagtatttatttgtattaaaaatGAACCAATAATTACAGGATCACATAAAACATTTCGATCCGTTTATtgagatatgttttttttagatGTTCTTTCAATAATAGAAATTGTGAGTTTCTTATCTTATTAATCTAAATTGCACCTCTTAAAATTTCTACGATccataaaaaaccaaaaagtgtATGTACCAAAAATGTTCATCTTAAATTACTATAATTATCACTGATCTTTCgttcataataatttttgtgaAGGAAAACAAGTGCCGTAAACTAACGGAGGAACAGAAAACGGAGATATGCAACAGCATAGATTGTTCTAAGCTGTCGCCACACACCCTCGTGAACTGTGTTCAAAACCCACAAATGCCGCTGAGATTCATAGTGCAAGCGATACTGATGGAGCATCTCAACACTCGCCGCTCCGTCACTGCGGCGGCCACCACCGGTGCACAACAACAACTGGAACGAACGACGCTAAGAGAAATTCTGCAGCGTGACACGGCTGATCGCCAAACGACACAGATCAAAGAGACCATGGATTCCACCTACTCTCGTATTCAAAGCCTCGAGAAAGAGCTAAGGGGAATGAAGAAGATCCTTCATGAACATCACCAAGCCGAGGGTGAGAAGATAAGGAATAATAATGTGTTGAACTCAGAGCGTTCTGCGAGTTTCCATTTCGATCCAGCAGATGCAGAGAGCAGTAAAATACAGAGGGGAGGAAGAGGGTCCGTTTCGTCTTCGGGTTTTGGGCTTGACAACGTAAGGAGGAAAAATAAGGAAGTGGCCGGGGGGATGTGTAATTTGTCTGTGGGATCATCATGTCGTCATGATAGCAAGACCCCAAAAATGACCAAGTTTTTTCGCCATAGTAAGTTCATAACTGGTCTCAAGAATGCTTTTCGGATATCAAATTCTACGTCAAACCCCTACTGAAGAAATGGGCGTATATGTCATGATTCATCAAGGCTGTATATAGGACTACTAAAGTTATCGTTCATGTAGTAATATTTaacgcattttttttttttttttatgtttgttcccattttttttcttgctgCTTTCATTTTTTCGCTAGATTCTCTTGGGCCATTGGCCAAACTGCCAATGCcagttgctatttttttttttttcccgttAATGTCGTTTTGAACTATTATTTGAACCTAACACTTAATTTCATGCGTTAATTCGTTGAAGTATTCTCCACACGTCGTTATGTCtgaattaattttagaatataGCTACGGTTGAAGAGATGTATTTATATTTAGCAATAAAACTAAAAGAGTTGTGTTAATAGCATGAATCATATGCGCATCCagcatttttcttattttatgccTATCAGGTGTTTAATTTTATCACCGCTGTCGAACATatagtaaaaatttaatattatgtcacaatttaaaaaacttatgttttacattttctatacATGTTGCATagttattaaacttttttttcttatagtaCAGTTTTTCCATAGGCTGttttttaactcattttttttttaattttattttagtctaaaaTTAGTATCATGGAAATTATACAGAAGAACAAGGTATGAAATGATCGCATGatgtattattttaagaattttattttccttttgttttaacaaaaccttgagaattattttttatgaatttaattagatgAAACTATCAAATAgtcaataatttaagaaaattatttttatttagatcTTATTTTTGGCTCttccaatatttttaatttaattagtggaACAAACTGACAGTATCTTCTATGTTTTTTAGGTCTAGCTTAACACAATCTAGCTTCACTTTAGcacctaatttatttattttctgctGGTGGAGATGAGCTCTGTACAAGTACCGTGTCAAGCGTGTAGTTCTGCAATGTTCCAGAACGTCGAATGTAAGCTGGGGTTCGCAAAGTTCTGTGGAATCAATGCTGTTGGATTAAGCCGTGGTCGTAAAAGCTTGTTGAAGCCGATAATGGCGAAGGAAGATCATGGCGCGTCTTTGATCGTTGACGGTAATCCTAAATGCCAGGGACATCAAGTGAACAAACCCAATGGTATCAATCACTCTGCTGCATTATCTGGtactatcttttctttttttttcagattcTATTAAGGTCTGCAACCcggatttttattttgaaatgctttcattgctttttatttaattattacacCACTATTGGTGTTATGCTCAGAAATCAGcaacagaattttaaaataaacaatagaaACAGAAGCACGCAAAAGATCGATGAAGTTTAATTACTAAAATGGTCTTGttcaattaattgaataatgTATACGAGTTGCTGTAAATTTCCTTGTTACCGGAGTTCAattcttacaaataaaataaaggattaACGAAATTTGACAATTTGCTTGTCATCGGAAGCAAAGTGGCTGTGTATTTTTCATTAATCAGAAATAATTACATCtcatacataaaaaatacactacaaatttagaaaatatgagACATGCACAACGTGTTGTTACTTTATTCTCTGTTGTTTGACAATGGAGAGTGggattagatttttaattattacgcCATAGGAGAAAGTGGAATGAGATCGTTCAAGATCTTGGACTTGTCTATACTGAAAATTGATATGAACGCCCAACTGTCAGTCTGTCACCATATAAAATACTACTATTCAGTGATTTGTGGCCACATCAACTTCTATCCTTGCTCTGCCAAACagaaaatcttaaataaaattttattcaaccACTCTATAATACTTTAAATGGCTATATGGCACGAGTTAAATGATCTGGTGTATAAcgtaagagaattttttttttacaatatttgcTAAAAGGTCAACTTAAGATCTGCGCACATGTTCACCAACGCCTTTGCTGCTATAAAACATTGAAGAGTTGTTTGGTTTTGAGGAGATGGAGGACAAAAACATTAGACTAGTAGAT contains:
- the LOC100809064 gene encoding BTB/POZ domain-containing protein At3g49900; the encoded protein is MRGWNQFETIYEEEQELSSTSSPFLSPSSSSSPPPPPSLHSIVNAWSLDSGSEPDVLICVQGTSFRLHKVRLISRSSYLKRHLTGVSDLTLSPPLNLTAETFAAVAEFCYSRRVHLTPSNVAAVRVAAELLGMTGEENLREVTESYFERVVGIGASMVLRSCVALLPEAETTASLASRCIEALVWEDDVSCMSDVVGMHPQDFQTVSYSLNRRLPNHDVLYKMVDLYLKENKCRKLTEEQKTEICNSIDCSKLSPHTLVNCVQNPQMPLRFIVQAILMEHLNTRRSVTAAATTGAQQQLERTTLREILQRDTADRQTTQIKETMDSTYSRIQSLEKELRGMKKILHEHHQAEGEKIRNNNVLNSERSASFHFDPADAESSKIQRGGRGSVSSSGFGLDNVRRKNKEVAGGMCNLSVGSSCRHDSKTPKMTKFFRHSKFITGLKNAFRISNSTSNPY